The following coding sequences lie in one Desulfovibrio aminophilus DSM 12254 genomic window:
- a CDS encoding endonuclease MutS2, translating into MESRTFQLLEFPKVLRVLADHAVSTAGENACLALAPLGDEMSVRLQNRLLEQAMSWRAETGFRLNTFEPLDGLAAILERPTAILDQDDLFALLKTLEQAKSAREALQSCGEREWEELLDAVARAPWPATVWSAVRRCLDDEGRLRDESSPGLLAVRGEIRSIHQRCTKRVKDFILGEDLSRFLQDEFMTISSDRYVLPLKANFKGRFPGIIHDYSQTGETCYFEPMFLVEMNNQLQELKQEERREERKVLEFLTGIVRQERDAVIGCYRALVRLDVLLAKVGLGLALGGRTLDIEPDLPPRLLEARHPLLALDRDRAVPLDIKLQPGQHALVISGGNAGGKTVCLKTLGLIALMGLSGLPVPVGVGSSIPVWRDIFVVLGDEQSLEDHVSTFTAQVRYLSRVWDQVDAETLFLLDEFGAGTDPTQGAALAQAVLDSLLERRATVMVATHFPALKAHALAAEGVRAASVLFDPDTKRPLFRLAYDQVGASIALEVAREHGLPGAILDRAAQYLLLDGSDTTAVLDRLNSQAVARDKELRSLADERERLRRKRATLEAEFARERSGLMDEIKAQAQAVLHEWKSGKLGRKQALKKLSDARERLVDTGTLAAETATPALGWDDLRSGLTVRYLPWDRQGSVQEKDERKRQVKVDLDGLSLWVKESDLGPAAQTGASQSFTAAVPSASGPTQVLDLRGQRADEALRLLERFLDDALLRGTGSVEIIHGRGTGALRREVHEFLRQSPAVNAFALAPEDRGGDGMTEATLK; encoded by the coding sequence ATGGAATCCAGAACCTTTCAGTTGCTGGAATTCCCCAAGGTGCTGCGGGTTCTCGCCGACCACGCGGTTTCCACGGCCGGGGAAAACGCCTGTCTCGCCCTCGCGCCCCTGGGCGATGAGATGTCCGTGCGCCTGCAGAACCGCCTGCTGGAGCAGGCCATGTCCTGGCGCGCCGAAACCGGCTTCCGGCTGAATACCTTCGAACCCCTCGACGGCCTGGCGGCCATCCTTGAACGTCCTACGGCCATTCTGGATCAGGACGATCTGTTCGCCCTGCTGAAGACCCTGGAGCAGGCCAAGTCCGCCCGCGAAGCGCTGCAATCCTGCGGCGAACGGGAATGGGAGGAACTGCTCGACGCCGTGGCCCGAGCCCCCTGGCCCGCCACGGTCTGGTCCGCCGTCCGGCGCTGCCTGGACGACGAGGGCCGCCTGCGCGACGAAAGCTCTCCCGGCCTCTTGGCCGTGCGCGGCGAAATCCGCTCCATCCACCAGCGCTGCACCAAGAGGGTCAAAGACTTCATCCTGGGCGAGGATCTGTCCCGTTTTCTCCAGGACGAGTTCATGACCATCTCCTCGGACCGCTATGTCCTGCCGCTCAAGGCGAATTTCAAGGGCCGCTTCCCGGGCATCATTCACGACTATTCGCAGACCGGCGAAACCTGCTACTTCGAGCCCATGTTCCTGGTGGAGATGAACAATCAACTCCAGGAACTGAAGCAGGAAGAGCGCCGCGAGGAACGCAAGGTTCTGGAATTCCTCACCGGCATCGTGCGCCAGGAGCGAGACGCCGTCATCGGCTGTTACCGGGCCCTGGTGCGCCTGGACGTGCTTCTGGCCAAGGTGGGCCTGGGCTTGGCCCTGGGTGGCCGGACCCTGGACATCGAGCCGGATCTGCCGCCCCGCCTGCTGGAGGCCCGTCATCCGCTCCTGGCTCTGGACAGGGACCGGGCCGTCCCCCTGGACATCAAGCTGCAGCCCGGTCAGCACGCCCTGGTCATCAGCGGCGGCAACGCGGGCGGCAAGACCGTCTGCCTGAAGACCCTGGGGCTCATCGCGCTCATGGGACTCTCCGGCCTGCCCGTGCCCGTGGGCGTGGGCAGCAGCATCCCGGTCTGGCGCGACATCTTCGTGGTTCTGGGCGACGAACAGAGTCTGGAAGATCACGTGAGCACCTTCACGGCCCAGGTGCGCTACCTCTCCCGGGTCTGGGACCAAGTGGACGCGGAAACGCTCTTCCTTCTAGACGAATTCGGCGCCGGCACGGACCCCACCCAGGGCGCGGCGCTGGCTCAAGCGGTACTGGACAGCTTGCTGGAACGCCGCGCCACCGTGATGGTGGCCACCCATTTCCCGGCCCTCAAGGCGCACGCGCTGGCCGCCGAGGGCGTACGCGCGGCCAGTGTGCTCTTCGACCCGGACACCAAGCGGCCGCTGTTCCGCCTGGCCTACGACCAGGTCGGCGCGAGCATCGCTTTGGAGGTGGCCAGGGAGCACGGCCTGCCCGGCGCCATCCTGGACCGTGCGGCGCAGTATCTTCTGCTGGACGGCTCGGACACCACGGCGGTCCTGGACCGGCTCAACTCCCAGGCCGTGGCCCGGGACAAGGAACTCCGGTCCCTGGCCGATGAGCGGGAACGGCTGCGCCGCAAGCGCGCCACACTGGAGGCCGAGTTCGCCCGCGAACGCTCCGGCCTCATGGATGAGATCAAGGCCCAGGCGCAGGCAGTGCTGCACGAGTGGAAGAGCGGCAAGCTCGGTCGCAAGCAGGCCTTGAAGAAGCTCTCCGACGCGCGCGAACGGCTGGTGGACACCGGAACCCTCGCCGCGGAGACAGCGACTCCAGCCCTCGGCTGGGACGATCTGCGCTCCGGTCTGACCGTCCGCTATCTCCCCTGGGATCGTCAGGGCTCGGTGCAGGAGAAGGACGAACGCAAGCGCCAGGTCAAGGTGGACTTGGACGGCCTGTCCCTTTGGGTCAAGGAATCCGACCTGGGCCCGGCGGCTCAGACCGGCGCTTCCCAAAGCTTCACCGCAGCCGTGCCGTCGGCCTCCGGCCCCACACAGGTTCTGGACCTTCGCGGGCAACGCGCCGACGAGGCCCTGCGCCTTCTGGAACGCTTCCTGGACGACGCGCTGTTGCGCGGAACCGGCAGCGTGGAAATCATCCACGGCCGGGGCACCGGAGCGCTGCGCCGCGAAGTGCATGAATTTCTGCGGCAATCCCCCGCCGTGAACGCCTTTGCCCTGGCCCCCGAGGACCGGGGCGGCGACGGCATGACCGAAGCGACGCTCAAGTAG
- a CDS encoding GatB/YqeY domain-containing protein, which yields MGLQARIESDFVAAYKAKESVKVAVLRMLKTAIKNRQVELCRPLEDGEILDVIAKQVKQRRESIEQFNAGHRPDLAEKEAAELEQLADYLPKALSDEELAAAVDTAIAALGASGLKDMGRVMQAVMEAHKGQVDGKKASALVRGRLSA from the coding sequence ATGGGCCTCCAGGCACGGATCGAAAGCGACTTCGTCGCCGCCTACAAGGCCAAGGAATCGGTCAAGGTGGCTGTCTTGAGAATGCTCAAGACAGCCATCAAGAACCGTCAGGTCGAACTGTGCCGCCCCCTGGAGGACGGCGAGATACTCGACGTCATCGCCAAACAGGTCAAGCAGCGCCGCGAATCCATCGAACAGTTCAACGCGGGTCACCGTCCGGACCTGGCCGAAAAGGAAGCAGCCGAGCTTGAACAGCTCGCCGACTATCTCCCCAAGGCTCTCTCCGACGAGGAACTGGCCGCCGCCGTGGACACGGCCATCGCCGCCTTGGGCGCCTCCGGCCTCAAGGACATGGGCCGTGTGATGCAGGCCGTCATGGAGGCCCACAAGGGCCAAGTGGACGGCAAGAAAGCCAGCGCGCTGGTCCGTGGACGGCTCTCGGCCTGA
- the rpsU gene encoding 30S ribosomal protein S21 gives MPGIVLDDSDNFDVALRRFKKQVEKAGILSELKKRQHYEKPSVQRKKKKAAAKKRLVKKLRKMKMM, from the coding sequence ATGCCCGGTATCGTTCTCGACGATTCCGATAACTTCGATGTGGCCCTGCGTCGTTTCAAGAAGCAGGTCGAGAAGGCTGGCATCCTCTCCGAGCTGAAGAAGCGTCAGCACTATGAAAAGCCCAGCGTTCAGCGCAAGAAGAAGAAGGCCGCCGCCAAGAAGCGGCTCGTCAAAAAACTCCGCAAAATGAAGATGATGTAA
- a CDS encoding HU family DNA-binding protein — translation MTKAELVVKIAEKANLTKANAERALNAFLETVEGTLVKEKKLTLTGFGTFLVEQRKSRVGRNPRTGATIKIPATKIVKFRPGKLLKDAVK, via the coding sequence ATGACTAAGGCTGAGCTGGTTGTCAAAATCGCGGAGAAGGCCAACCTGACCAAGGCGAACGCCGAGCGCGCCCTGAACGCTTTCCTGGAGACCGTGGAAGGCACCCTGGTCAAGGAAAAGAAGCTGACCCTCACCGGCTTCGGCACCTTCCTGGTCGAGCAGCGCAAGTCCCGCGTGGGCCGCAACCCCCGCACCGGCGCCACCATCAAGATCCCGGCCACCAAGATCGTGAAGTTCCGCCCCGGCAAGTTGCTCAAGGACGCCGTTAAGTAA
- the rsmA gene encoding 16S rRNA (adenine(1518)-N(6)/adenine(1519)-N(6))-dimethyltransferase RsmA, which translates to MPFAKRSLGQNFLQDPNTARRIVAALEIATGDHVLEIGPGRGALTEWIIAAGPARFQALEKDRELARTLPDRWPSLEILAGDALEHRWESLDAPFYKIVGNLPYNIASPLIWDFVSRARNYGRAVFMVQYEVARRLTAEPGFGDYGALTAWVRNFAATSLLFKVGPAVFRPRPKVDSGVVLFSPLAKRPDPALAERLAKLLHGCFQKRRKQLANILKSQWEDGVGQWFAEQGLSGTLRPENLSPRHFLGLAERFGDHFFA; encoded by the coding sequence ATGCCGTTCGCCAAGAGAAGCCTGGGGCAGAACTTCCTGCAAGACCCCAACACCGCCCGGCGCATCGTGGCCGCTCTGGAGATCGCCACCGGAGACCATGTGCTGGAGATCGGCCCTGGGCGAGGGGCTCTTACGGAATGGATCATCGCCGCCGGCCCCGCCCGCTTCCAAGCATTGGAAAAGGACCGCGAGCTCGCCCGAACCCTGCCGGATCGCTGGCCAAGCCTGGAGATCCTGGCAGGCGACGCCTTGGAGCATCGCTGGGAATCCCTCGACGCCCCCTTCTATAAAATAGTAGGGAATCTGCCCTACAACATAGCGTCGCCCCTCATCTGGGACTTCGTCTCCCGCGCCCGGAACTATGGCCGAGCCGTTTTCATGGTCCAGTACGAGGTGGCCCGGCGGCTGACCGCCGAACCCGGCTTTGGCGATTACGGAGCACTCACGGCCTGGGTGCGCAACTTCGCCGCCACCTCGCTCCTGTTCAAGGTAGGGCCGGCCGTCTTCCGCCCCAGGCCCAAGGTCGACTCCGGCGTGGTGCTTTTTTCCCCGTTGGCGAAGCGGCCCGATCCGGCCCTGGCCGAGCGTCTGGCCAAGCTGCTCCACGGCTGCTTTCAGAAACGCCGCAAGCAGCTTGCCAACATATTGAAATCACAATGGGAAGACGGCGTTGGCCAATGGTTCGCGGAACAGGGCCTGAGCGGAACCCTGAGGCCGGAAAACTTGTCTCCTCGCCACTTTCTGGGTCTGGCCGAGCGGTTTGGGGATCACTTTTTCGCTTGA
- a CDS encoding adenine phosphoribosyltransferase, with amino-acid sequence MDLRELIRDIPNYPKEGIVFFDITPLLGDGRAFKQSIEALAERFADKGATKIMAAEARGFIFGAPLAYRLGIGFVPVRKPGKLPYKTRSVTYDLEYGTDTLCMHEDAVAPGEPVLLIDDLLATGGTTNGMLRLAQGAGADVVGIGYLVELGFLDGPKQLLGHYYECLLKI; translated from the coding sequence ATGGACCTGCGTGAACTGATTCGGGACATCCCCAATTATCCCAAGGAAGGCATCGTCTTTTTCGACATCACTCCCCTGCTGGGAGACGGCCGGGCGTTCAAGCAGTCCATTGAAGCCCTGGCCGAGCGCTTCGCGGACAAGGGCGCGACCAAAATCATGGCCGCGGAGGCGCGGGGTTTCATCTTCGGCGCGCCCCTCGCTTATCGCTTGGGCATCGGCTTCGTGCCTGTGCGCAAGCCCGGAAAATTGCCCTACAAAACCCGCTCCGTGACCTATGACCTGGAATACGGCACGGACACCCTCTGCATGCACGAGGACGCCGTGGCCCCGGGCGAACCGGTGCTGCTCATCGACGATCTGCTGGCCACCGGCGGCACCACCAACGGCATGCTCCGTCTGGCCCAGGGCGCGGGCGCCGACGTGGTCGGCATCGGCTACCTCGTGGAGCTCGGTTTCCTGGACGGCCCCAAGCAGCTTCTGGGGCACTATTACGAGTGTCTGCTCAAAATCTGA
- a CDS encoding MTAP family purine nucleoside phosphorylase: MLKIGVIGGSGLDSADVLQESHEERALKDMHDIEVSTPYGPPSSSLRVLHLFDKEVYLLARHGREHTIPPGQVNYRANIQALKDRGCDCILATTAVGSLRRRIERGDLVILDQFIDFTRRRINTFHDQFQPHNPVHTPMPDPFHDGLREQFIAAGRKLGLKHHERGTVVTIEGPRFSTRAESHMFRAWGADVINMSVAPECALANEAGLPYAAVAMSTDYDCWKEDEAPVTWEQIVRIFTDNALKVTSLLLETIRNLRI, encoded by the coding sequence ATGCTCAAAATCGGCGTCATCGGCGGCAGCGGCCTGGACAGCGCGGACGTGCTTCAGGAAAGCCATGAAGAGCGCGCGCTCAAGGACATGCACGATATCGAGGTATCCACACCCTATGGCCCGCCCAGTTCGTCCCTGCGCGTGCTGCATCTCTTCGACAAGGAGGTGTATCTCCTGGCCCGCCACGGAAGGGAGCACACCATCCCGCCCGGCCAAGTGAATTACAGGGCCAACATTCAGGCCCTCAAGGACCGGGGCTGTGACTGTATTCTGGCGACCACGGCCGTGGGCTCCCTGCGGCGGCGCATCGAACGCGGCGACCTGGTGATCCTGGACCAGTTCATCGATTTCACCCGACGGCGGATCAACACCTTCCACGACCAGTTCCAGCCGCACAATCCGGTGCATACGCCCATGCCCGATCCCTTTCACGACGGTCTGCGGGAACAGTTCATCGCCGCGGGACGGAAGCTCGGCCTGAAACACCATGAGCGCGGCACCGTGGTGACCATCGAGGGACCACGCTTCTCCACCCGGGCCGAGTCGCACATGTTCCGGGCCTGGGGCGCGGATGTGATCAACATGAGCGTCGCGCCGGAGTGCGCCCTGGCCAACGAGGCCGGTCTACCCTACGCGGCCGTGGCCATGAGCACGGACTACGACTGCTGGAAGGAGGACGAAGCGCCCGTGACCTGGGAGCAGATCGTACGGATATTCACCGATAACGCCTTGAAGGTCACCAGCCTGCTCCTGGAGACCATCCGCAACTTGCGGATCTAG
- a CDS encoding amidohydrolase, with protein sequence MPTPLIPCDLLLRASRIVTQDARRRVFEDACLAVRDGRVLDVGPWEATASRHAATEVRDLGAALVLPGLINVHAHASMTLFRGLADDLPLMDWLSRHIWPLEAKLSPELVRLGAQAACAEMLATGVTCFADGYFHERQVLAATREAGIRVVLGEGFFGFPSPMFPTARHCWDVVEGLREATRDDPFARIMLMPHATYTTTSESLRESMALAESLDCPWHIHCAESPAETSSCLEMFGLRPVPYLDSLGCLRPRTILAHCVDLNEEEIALVAARGAKVAHCPSSNMKLANGAAPVQRFLDAGIVVGLGTDGAASNNSLNLFTEMRHAALLQKLLLLDPGALPAQAVLDMATRQGSACLGWPGIGNLEPGSRADLLVLDLSSPNLQPLHNPVSQAVYAAHGGEVRLVLVDGRVVYQDGRPLGIDLPLLRRELAGAVRWMREHRA encoded by the coding sequence ATGCCGACTCCCCTCATTCCCTGCGACCTTCTCCTGCGCGCGTCCCGGATCGTGACCCAGGACGCGCGCAGGCGTGTTTTCGAGGACGCCTGTCTGGCCGTTCGGGACGGCCGCGTCCTGGACGTGGGCCCGTGGGAGGCCACGGCCTCGCGCCACGCAGCCACCGAGGTCCGGGACTTGGGCGCGGCACTGGTGTTGCCCGGCCTGATCAACGTCCACGCCCACGCCTCCATGACCCTCTTCCGGGGATTGGCCGACGATCTTCCGCTCATGGACTGGCTTTCCCGGCATATCTGGCCCTTGGAGGCCAAGCTGTCGCCGGAGCTGGTGCGCCTGGGCGCACAGGCGGCCTGCGCCGAAATGCTCGCCACAGGCGTCACCTGCTTCGCGGACGGCTACTTCCATGAACGGCAAGTATTGGCGGCGACACGGGAAGCGGGCATCCGCGTCGTTCTGGGCGAAGGCTTTTTCGGTTTTCCTTCTCCCATGTTTCCAACGGCCCGGCATTGCTGGGACGTGGTGGAGGGCCTGCGCGAAGCCACCCGGGACGATCCGTTCGCCCGGATCATGCTCATGCCCCACGCGACCTACACCACCACCTCGGAGAGTCTGCGCGAGAGCATGGCCCTGGCCGAATCCCTGGACTGCCCCTGGCACATCCACTGCGCCGAGTCTCCGGCCGAAACGTCCAGCTGTCTGGAGATGTTCGGTCTGCGGCCCGTGCCCTACCTGGACTCCCTGGGTTGCCTGCGGCCGCGCACCATCCTGGCCCATTGCGTGGACCTGAACGAGGAGGAGATCGCCCTGGTGGCCGCAAGGGGCGCCAAGGTGGCTCATTGCCCCAGCAGCAACATGAAGCTGGCCAATGGCGCGGCTCCGGTCCAGAGATTCCTGGACGCCGGGATCGTCGTGGGCCTGGGCACGGACGGCGCGGCCAGCAACAACTCCCTGAATCTCTTTACTGAGATGCGTCACGCGGCCCTGCTGCAGAAGCTGCTCCTCCTGGACCCCGGAGCCCTTCCGGCCCAGGCCGTACTGGATATGGCCACACGCCAGGGCTCGGCCTGCCTGGGCTGGCCCGGCATCGGCAACCTGGAGCCCGGCAGCCGGGCCGACCTGCTGGTTCTGGATCTTTCCTCCCCCAACCTCCAACCTCTGCACAACCCCGTATCCCAGGCGGTCTACGCGGCCCACGGCGGGGAGGTTCGGTTGGTCCTGGTGGACGGACGCGTGGTGTATCAGGACGGCAGACCGCTGGGCATCGACCTCCCGCTTTTGCGCCGAGAACTGGCCGGGGCCGTGCGGTGGATGCGTGAGCACCGGGCCTGA
- a CDS encoding PxxKW family cysteine-rich protein — MANGNVKAVSFEGAVKTPEGLSFKGVIMQPVIDKCEGCARIVAFEDQNYCPSYPQPARKWALGVCNFATHAKTQTGTQGKSKVNPLKASKRSVKGR; from the coding sequence ATGGCCAACGGCAACGTGAAAGCCGTCTCGTTCGAGGGCGCGGTGAAGACCCCCGAGGGGCTGTCCTTCAAGGGCGTCATCATGCAGCCCGTCATCGACAAGTGCGAAGGCTGCGCGCGCATTGTGGCCTTCGAGGACCAGAACTACTGCCCCAGCTACCCCCAGCCTGCCCGCAAGTGGGCCCTGGGTGTCTGCAACTTCGCCACCCATGCGAAGACCCAGACCGGGACGCAGGGCAAAAGCAAGGTCAACCCCCTCAAGGCGTCCAAGCGCTCCGTCAAGGGTCGTTAA